A section of the Bradyrhizobium oligotrophicum S58 genome encodes:
- a CDS encoding amidohydrolase family protein, with the protein MDLIIRNAVLAQQSELRRADIGIANGSIVAIESSLRAEGEERDAEHCLLVPGLIETHIHLDKTCILDRCTIREGTVAEAVRETAAAKCNFTADDVYTRAKQTVERCVSHGTMRMRTHVELDPGIGFIGFEAIQQLARDYAWALDLEICVFPQEGLTNYPGTEELLIEGLRRGARTIGAAPYFDTDPPAQIDRIFAIAREFDVDIDMHLDLAETLDHMQIEYVCRKTEEYGWGGRVAVGHVTQLSLLPPDRFNAIAGQLANAGVAVTVLPSTDLHLMGRRQDRAIPRGVVPLEPLRAAGVTCSISTNNVLNPFTPYGDGSLIRMANLYANVCHVSRGDHLAGCLDMVTHDAAKLMRLRDYGIKVGVPADLVCIDARSPTEAIATLAQPLWGLKRGRPSFSRTRPVLHRPV; encoded by the coding sequence ATGGACCTGATCATACGCAACGCGGTGCTGGCGCAGCAAAGCGAGCTGCGGCGCGCCGATATCGGCATCGCCAACGGCTCGATCGTCGCAATCGAATCTTCGTTGCGGGCGGAAGGCGAGGAGCGTGACGCCGAACATTGCTTGCTCGTCCCCGGCCTGATCGAGACCCATATCCATCTCGACAAGACCTGCATCCTCGATCGCTGCACCATCAGGGAAGGGACGGTCGCTGAAGCCGTCCGCGAGACGGCAGCGGCGAAGTGCAACTTCACGGCGGACGACGTCTACACCAGGGCGAAGCAGACCGTGGAGCGCTGCGTCAGCCACGGCACGATGCGCATGCGCACGCATGTCGAGCTCGATCCCGGCATCGGCTTCATTGGCTTCGAAGCGATCCAGCAGCTCGCGCGCGACTATGCCTGGGCACTCGATCTCGAGATCTGCGTGTTTCCGCAGGAAGGTCTCACCAATTATCCCGGGACCGAGGAACTGCTGATCGAAGGCCTGCGCCGGGGCGCGCGCACCATCGGTGCCGCGCCCTATTTCGACACCGATCCGCCGGCGCAGATCGATCGCATCTTCGCGATCGCGCGCGAGTTCGATGTCGATATCGACATGCATCTCGATCTCGCCGAGACGCTCGATCACATGCAGATCGAATATGTCTGCCGCAAGACCGAGGAGTATGGCTGGGGCGGCCGCGTCGCGGTCGGCCATGTCACGCAGCTGTCACTGCTACCGCCTGACCGCTTCAATGCGATCGCCGGACAGCTCGCCAATGCCGGGGTCGCGGTCACCGTGCTGCCCTCGACCGACCTGCATCTGATGGGGCGCCGGCAGGATCGTGCGATCCCGCGCGGCGTGGTGCCGCTGGAGCCGCTGCGCGCCGCGGGCGTCACCTGCTCGATCTCGACCAACAACGTGCTCAACCCGTTCACGCCGTATGGCGACGGCTCGCTGATCCGGATGGCCAACCTCTATGCCAATGTCTGCCACGTCTCGCGGGGTGATCATCTCGCCGGCTGCCTCGACATGGTCACGCACGATGCGGCGAAGCTGATGCGGCTTCGTGATTACGGCATCAAGGTCGGTGTACCGGCCGATCTCGTCTGCATCGATGCGCGCAGTCCGACCGAGGCGATCGCGACCCTGGCGCAGCCGTTGTGGGGCCTCAAGCGCGGCCGCCCGTCGTTCTCGCGCACCCGGCCGGTGCTGCATCGGCCGGTGTGA
- a CDS encoding N-carbamoyl-D-amino-acid hydrolase produces the protein MRVINVAAAQMGPIQRADSREAVVARMIALLDEAKRKGADLIVYPELALTTFFPRWYMEDQREVDAWFETTMPNAAVQPLFDRARQHSIAMNFGYAELTPDGHHFNTAIMTDRDGNIVGKYRKVHLPGHVEYDTERSHQHLEKRYFEPGDLGFPVWRNLGGIIGMAICNDRRWPETYRVMGLQGVEMVVLGYNTPSVNAQKPAEGVTQRLFHNRLSVQAGAYQNSCWVVAVAKAGVEDGHALFGGSLIVNPDGEIVAEAVTEGDEVLVVPCDLDATRFGKETIFDFARHRRIEHYGLITSRTGAVPPE, from the coding sequence ATGCGCGTCATCAACGTTGCCGCCGCCCAGATGGGACCGATTCAGCGGGCCGACAGCCGTGAGGCGGTCGTGGCGCGCATGATCGCGCTGCTCGACGAGGCCAAGCGCAAGGGCGCCGATCTCATCGTCTATCCCGAGCTGGCGCTGACGACGTTCTTTCCGCGCTGGTACATGGAGGATCAGAGGGAAGTCGACGCCTGGTTCGAAACGACGATGCCGAACGCGGCCGTGCAGCCGCTGTTCGACCGGGCCAGGCAACACAGCATCGCGATGAACTTTGGCTATGCCGAGCTCACGCCGGATGGACATCATTTCAACACGGCGATCATGACCGACCGTGATGGCAATATCGTCGGCAAGTACCGCAAGGTGCATCTGCCCGGGCATGTCGAATACGATACCGAGCGCAGCCATCAGCATCTGGAAAAGCGCTATTTCGAGCCGGGCGATCTCGGTTTTCCGGTGTGGCGCAATCTCGGCGGCATCATCGGCATGGCGATCTGCAACGATCGCCGCTGGCCGGAGACCTATCGCGTGATGGGCCTGCAGGGCGTCGAGATGGTCGTGCTCGGCTACAACACGCCGTCGGTGAATGCGCAGAAGCCGGCCGAAGGCGTCACGCAGCGACTGTTTCACAATCGTCTTTCCGTGCAGGCCGGCGCCTATCAGAACTCCTGCTGGGTTGTGGCCGTCGCCAAGGCCGGCGTCGAGGACGGGCATGCGCTGTTCGGCGGTAGCCTGATCGTCAATCCCGATGGCGAGATCGTCGCTGAGGCGGTGACGGAAGGGGACGAGGTGCTGGTGGTGCCGTGCGACCTCGATGCGACCAGGTTCGGCAAGGAAACGATCTTCGACTTCGCCCGGCATCGCCGCATCGAGCATTATGGTTTGATCACGAGTCGGACGGGCGCGGTGCCCCCGGAGTGA
- a CDS encoding aspartate/glutamate racemase family protein yields MSRPRITVINPNSNQMVTDGLAAALTPLMFADGPEIVCETLKEGPFGVESQKDADSVTLPLRRFVEGDNASSAFVIACYSDPGLHVCREATTRPVLGIAECGVLTALTRADTFGVIAIAQRSIRRHIRYLRQMGLMDRLAAERPLDMTVAETASGEGTLAKMIAVGRALKDEDGAGAIVMGCAGMARHRKNLEDALGIPVIDPTQAAVTMALGAVAFAG; encoded by the coding sequence ATGTCCCGCCCGCGCATCACCGTGATCAACCCGAACTCCAACCAGATGGTCACGGATGGGCTCGCCGCGGCACTGACGCCACTGATGTTTGCGGACGGACCGGAGATCGTTTGCGAGACCTTGAAGGAAGGGCCGTTCGGCGTCGAGAGCCAGAAGGACGCTGACAGCGTCACCCTACCGCTGCGGCGTTTCGTCGAGGGCGACAATGCATCGAGCGCCTTCGTGATCGCCTGCTACAGCGACCCGGGACTGCATGTCTGCCGCGAGGCCACGACGCGCCCGGTACTCGGCATCGCCGAGTGCGGCGTGCTGACCGCGCTGACCCGCGCCGACACGTTCGGCGTGATCGCGATCGCGCAGCGCTCGATCCGCCGCCACATCCGCTATCTCCGCCAGATGGGGCTGATGGACCGGCTCGCCGCCGAGCGGCCGCTCGACATGACGGTCGCGGAAACCGCTTCAGGCGAAGGCACCCTGGCAAAGATGATCGCGGTCGGCCGCGCGCTGAAGGACGAAGACGGCGCCGGCGCCATCGTCATGGGCTGCGCCGGCATGGCGCGCCATCGCAAGAACCTCGAGGACGCGCTCGGCATTCCCGTCATCGACCCGACCCAGGCCGCGGTGACGATGGCGCTGGGCGCGGTGGCGTTTGCGGGGTGA